From one Haloferax marinisediminis genomic stretch:
- a CDS encoding ATP synthase subunit B produces MKEYQTITEISGPLVFAEVDEPIGYDEIVEIETPQGETKRGQILESSEGLVAIQVFEGTTGIDRNASVRFLGETLKMPVTEDLLGRVLDGSGQPIDGGPEIVPDERRDIVGAAINPYSREYPEEFIQTGVSAIDGMNTLVRGQKLPIFSASGLPHNNLALQVARQATVPEEEGDDEESEFAVVFGAMGITQEEANEFMEDFERTGALERSVVFTNLADDPAVERTVTPRLALTTAEYLAFDKDYHVLVILTDMTNYCEALREIGAAREEVPGRRGYPGYMYTDLAQLYERAGRIEGREGSVTQIPILTMPGDDDTHPIPDLTGYITEGQIYIDRDLNSQGIRPPINPLPSLSRLMDDGIGEGLTREDHADVSDQMYAAYAEGEDLRDLVNIVGREALSERDNKYLDFAERFEAEFVNQGFDSNRSIDETLDIGWDLLSTLPKSELNRIDEELIEKYYQEDAETVEAEA; encoded by the coding sequence ATGAAGGAATACCAGACTATCACCGAAATCAGCGGCCCGCTGGTGTTCGCCGAGGTTGACGAGCCGATCGGGTACGACGAAATCGTCGAAATCGAGACGCCTCAAGGCGAGACCAAGCGCGGACAGATCCTCGAATCGAGTGAGGGTCTCGTCGCGATTCAGGTGTTCGAAGGCACCACCGGTATCGACAGGAACGCGTCCGTCCGATTCCTCGGCGAGACGCTCAAGATGCCCGTGACCGAGGACCTCCTCGGTCGCGTGCTCGACGGTTCCGGTCAGCCGATCGACGGCGGCCCAGAAATCGTCCCCGACGAGCGTCGTGACATCGTCGGCGCAGCAATCAACCCCTACTCCCGCGAGTACCCCGAGGAGTTCATCCAGACGGGTGTGTCTGCCATCGACGGCATGAACACGCTCGTTCGCGGTCAGAAGCTTCCAATCTTCTCCGCATCGGGGCTTCCCCACAACAACCTCGCACTCCAGGTTGCCCGTCAGGCGACTGTGCCTGAGGAAGAAGGCGACGACGAAGAGTCCGAGTTCGCTGTGGTCTTCGGCGCGATGGGTATCACACAGGAAGAGGCGAACGAGTTCATGGAAGACTTCGAGCGCACGGGTGCACTCGAGCGCTCCGTCGTCTTCACGAACCTCGCGGACGACCCCGCAGTCGAGCGGACGGTCACGCCGCGTCTCGCCCTCACCACCGCAGAGTACCTCGCGTTCGACAAGGACTACCACGTCCTCGTCATCCTGACCGACATGACCAACTACTGTGAGGCGCTCCGCGAAATCGGTGCGGCTCGCGAAGAGGTCCCCGGTCGCCGTGGTTACCCCGGTTACATGTACACTGACCTTGCGCAGCTCTACGAGCGCGCAGGTCGTATCGAGGGACGCGAAGGGTCTGTCACCCAGATTCCCATCCTCACGATGCCGGGTGACGACGACACGCACCCGATTCCGGACCTTACCGGCTACATTACCGAGGGTCAGATCTACATCGACCGCGACCTCAACTCGCAGGGCATCCGCCCGCCAATCAACCCGCTGCCGTCCCTGTCGCGCCTGATGGACGACGGTATCGGTGAGGGCCTCACCCGTGAGGACCACGCCGACGTCTCCGACCAGATGTACGCGGCGTACGCAGAGGGTGAGGACCTTCGTGACCTCGTGAACATTGTCGGTCGCGAGGCGCTGTCCGAGCGTGACAACAAGTACCTCGACTTCGCAGAGCGCTTCGAAGCCGAGTTCGTCAACCAGGGCTTCGACTCCAACCGCTCTATCGACGAGACGCTCGACATCGGCTGGGATCTTCTGTCGACGCTTCCGAAGTCCGAGCTCAACCGTATCGACGAAGAGCTCATCGAGAAGTACTACCAGGAAGACGCCGAGACGGTCGAAGCGGAAGCCTAA
- a CDS encoding bacterio-opsin activator domain-containing protein, whose amino-acid sequence MSESSSAARVLLVAREEERDRLTDVLSPLSVTVVQSVDAALDRLDSASVDCLVLVTDRTDTISSVRTATTRPLVAVVPPDGDLSATQALDAGASDVVPVVDSNLFDRLPKRVENAIEWHRHGTVAAGRITEDLKEQAIDEAPVGITIADYTLPDRPLVYVNEAFESMTGYSESMALGRNCRYLQGPKTNPERVTELREAIDAKESASVELLNYRENGETFWNRVDLAPLSGPDGDVTHFVGFQTDITERVRAEAAAEQYAERVDEERARLQTLVDLIEGLLEDVTSALVRAETRQELEAAVCTRVAATDSFECAWIGNCDLSPAAIVPNEWAGTHTESLDGLEIDRDTLTDVTAQAADTLAVQSAVATDGPLHDGADVPFRSAIAVPLIHRETLYGVLTVYTDVDELHEEVTVVFGTLGRAVGAAIDAFESRRSLISQGVLELEIEVSDPTQPLVGLAAAAGCELAYEGSILHDDGTLSLFVSTTPPTQLAEGDADADGVVSIARLPRGDDVGLYEVVLEGGSLAHLVADAGGRLTDLEADRAGSRFTVSVPDRTVGRALLDDLKQAARGVELRAVRERSSPPRTAREFTSSVGAELTDRQHTALQLAYLGGFFDWPHGVTGNELAEAMDVSRATFHQHLRAAERKLVSRFFDVGPR is encoded by the coding sequence ATGAGCGAATCTTCGTCTGCTGCTCGTGTCCTACTGGTCGCCCGTGAGGAGGAGCGCGACCGCCTCACAGACGTCCTCTCGCCGCTTTCGGTCACGGTTGTCCAGTCAGTCGATGCGGCGCTCGACCGACTCGATTCGGCGTCGGTCGACTGCCTCGTACTCGTGACCGACCGGACCGACACCATCTCGTCGGTGCGCACGGCGACGACACGTCCACTCGTCGCAGTCGTCCCTCCTGATGGCGACCTCTCGGCGACACAAGCACTCGATGCAGGCGCGTCGGATGTCGTCCCAGTGGTCGATTCGAACCTCTTCGACCGACTCCCCAAGCGGGTCGAAAACGCCATCGAATGGCATCGACACGGCACGGTGGCCGCAGGTCGAATCACCGAAGACCTGAAAGAACAGGCCATCGACGAAGCACCGGTCGGAATCACGATCGCAGACTACACACTTCCCGACCGACCACTCGTCTACGTCAACGAGGCGTTCGAGTCGATGACGGGCTACTCGGAGTCGATGGCGCTGGGACGGAACTGTCGTTACTTGCAGGGTCCGAAGACGAACCCGGAGCGCGTCACAGAACTCCGCGAGGCCATCGACGCGAAGGAGTCGGCGTCGGTCGAACTGCTGAACTACCGAGAGAACGGCGAGACGTTCTGGAATCGGGTCGACCTCGCCCCACTGAGCGGGCCGGACGGCGACGTGACACACTTCGTCGGATTCCAGACGGACATCACAGAACGGGTTCGTGCCGAAGCGGCCGCAGAGCAGTACGCCGAACGAGTCGACGAAGAGCGCGCGCGACTCCAGACGCTCGTCGACCTCATCGAGGGACTCCTCGAAGACGTGACGAGCGCCCTCGTCCGGGCCGAGACGCGCCAAGAACTCGAAGCGGCCGTGTGTACGCGAGTCGCTGCGACCGACTCGTTCGAGTGCGCGTGGATTGGAAACTGTGACCTCTCGCCCGCAGCCATCGTCCCGAACGAATGGGCGGGGACACACACGGAGTCGCTCGACGGACTCGAAATCGACCGCGACACTCTCACCGACGTCACCGCACAGGCCGCGGACACGTTGGCCGTGCAGTCTGCAGTCGCCACAGACGGCCCGTTACACGACGGCGCGGACGTGCCGTTTCGCTCGGCTATCGCGGTGCCGTTGATTCACCGAGAGACACTCTACGGCGTGTTGACGGTGTACACCGACGTGGACGAACTGCACGAAGAGGTGACCGTCGTCTTCGGAACCCTCGGGCGGGCAGTCGGCGCGGCCATCGACGCCTTCGAGAGCAGACGGTCGCTCATCTCTCAGGGGGTTCTCGAACTCGAAATCGAGGTGAGCGACCCCACACAACCACTCGTCGGCCTCGCCGCCGCGGCAGGGTGTGAACTGGCGTACGAAGGGTCCATTCTCCACGACGATGGCACGCTCAGTCTGTTCGTCTCGACGACACCGCCGACACAACTGGCGGAGGGAGACGCCGACGCAGATGGTGTCGTCAGCATCGCGCGCCTCCCGCGCGGAGACGACGTTGGCCTCTACGAAGTCGTCTTGGAAGGCGGGTCACTCGCTCACCTCGTGGCAGACGCCGGGGGCCGACTGACCGACCTCGAAGCAGACCGTGCTGGCAGTCGGTTCACGGTGTCTGTCCCGGACCGAACTGTCGGCCGAGCACTGCTCGACGACCTGAAACAGGCCGCGCGCGGTGTCGAACTTCGTGCCGTCAGAGAGCGCTCGTCTCCACCACGAACCGCTCGTGAGTTCACCAGCAGCGTCGGTGCGGAACTCACAGACAGACAACACACCGCGCTCCAACTCGCGTATCTGGGTGGGTTTTT